A region of the Bacillus sp. NP247 genome:
AAAGTAGATATTTTAGAATATAAAGGTTCACTTGAAGATAATGTATTACAATTATTGAACGATAAGAATGGGTATGTGAGAGAAGACTCTTCCTTCTTTAAAGTATTTTTTACAATTAAAAAACTACCGTATTTATCAGTAGTTGATGAAAAAGGGGTCTTCCTTGGTATTTTAACTCATAAAAAAGTTTTTGAACTATTAGAAGATGCATGGGGAGTCCATTCTAGTAAATATTCTGTCATGATTGGAACACAAGATTATAATGGGGCCATTCAAAAATTATCGACAGTGCTAAAGAAATACACTGGTATTCAAAGCTTAATGACTTTTGATAATGATGCTTTATTAGTACGTAGAATAATGTTTACATTGGGAGAAGAGTTTGAAGATAGTGAATTAGAAACATTGCTAAAGGATTTAGAAGATCATGGATTTAGAGTTGTGTATGTTGAAGAGATGAATAATCCACGTGAAGTTGAAACGATAGAGTAACAAGTAAAAGCCATCTTATTTTTTGATGGCTTTCATTTTCTTTCGTATAAAAGTATTCAAATATAATAAAATGTAAAAATCTTAAATTTCTAAAAAATTTGTGTAATAGAATAAATAAAGGAGGTATGTGTGGATAATTTTGATTTTCAAAAAATTCTATTTAAAAATATGTTTTTATTTTTCAACCAAATATGTTACTATATGTGTGATAAAAACAAAGAGGTCTGACAACTAAACTCCACGTTATAACACTCTAATGACTTGAATATTCAAAAAAATCAAAATTTATTATTTGGAGTAATTAAAAGGGGAATGGAGAAATTATGGAGAAAGACATTGCTTTGTAAGGGGCATATTTTATGATTATGAACAGAGAGGAGGATGCATAGCATATTGTGAGAATAGAGAAAAACAATGAAAAAGTGCTATGCAAATGAAAGAAATGAAGGGACGATTAAGGCCAGGTGATACGTTAGCAATCGGTTTAATGTTATTTGCATTATTTTTAGGAGCAGGAAATTTAATTTTTCCACCAGTTTTAGGTCAACAAGCAGGAGAAAATGTTTGGATTGCTACAATTGGATTCCTAGTAACGGGAGTCGGATTACCCCTATTAGCTGTCACAGCTGTCGCGTTTGTAGAGGGGGACTTGAAAGCGCTATCTTCTAGAGTTCACCCTATATTTGCGTTTATTTTTCCACTAGTTAGTTATTTAGCAATTGGACCATTCTTTGCGATCCCGCGTACTGGAGCTGTTTCGTTTGAAATGGGAATGAAGCCGTTTTTATCAGAAGCAATGGTTTCAGAATGGTACATGCTGTTCCTTTACACTATAGTTTTCTTCGGAGTAACGTGGTATTTATCATTAAATCCATCTAAATTAGTTGATTGGTTTGGAAAGTTCCTTACACCGTTGTTAGTATTAATAGTTGCTGTTATTGTCGGAAAGGCAATTATTGATCCGATTGGAACACCGGCTGCACCACTCGCTGCTTATAAAGAAAATGCTTTCTTTGGTGGGTTTATTCAAGGGTATTTAACGATGGATGCAATTAGTGCTCTTGTGTTTGGAATTGTTGTTGTACAAGTTATTCGCTCAAAAGGAATAAAAGAGAGTGGACAAATCGCAAAAATAACAGTCGTATCAGGAGTAATTGCTGTAATAGGTTTAACGTTAATATATTTATCACTTGCTTATCTAGGTTCAACAAGTACATCACTTGGTATTTCAGAGAACGGTGGTCTTATATTAACGAATGTTGTAAATGAGTTGTATGGAACGAGTGGGAAAATTTTATTAGGGCTTGTTATTACACTTGCTTGTTTAACGACTTCGGTTGGATTAGCATCTGCCTGTGCAGGCTTCTTTACAAACTTATTCCCAAAACTTTCGCATAAAACGATTGTAACAATGGTATGTGTGTTTAGTTTAATTGTATCTAACCTAGGTTTAACACAATTAATTGCAGTTACTTTGCCAGTGTTAATGATTATTTATCCAGTTGCAATTGTATTAATTGTACTTTCATATTTCCATAAATGGATTGGA
Encoded here:
- the cbpA gene encoding cyclic di-AMP binding protein CbpA; this encodes MRIKGNYVPKREVLFCSSSITVGETLEHLNKTGYRCVPVLDEKKEKFLGNVYKVDILEYKGSLEDNVLQLLNDKNGYVREDSSFFKVFFTIKKLPYLSVVDEKGVFLGILTHKKVFELLEDAWGVHSSKYSVMIGTQDYNGAIQKLSTVLKKYTGIQSLMTFDNDALLVRRIMFTLGEEFEDSELETLLKDLEDHGFRVVYVEEMNNPREVETIE
- the brnQ gene encoding branched-chain amino acid transport system II carrier protein, coding for MQMKEMKGRLRPGDTLAIGLMLFALFLGAGNLIFPPVLGQQAGENVWIATIGFLVTGVGLPLLAVTAVAFVEGDLKALSSRVHPIFAFIFPLVSYLAIGPFFAIPRTGAVSFEMGMKPFLSEAMVSEWYMLFLYTIVFFGVTWYLSLNPSKLVDWFGKFLTPLLVLIVAVIVGKAIIDPIGTPAAPLAAYKENAFFGGFIQGYLTMDAISALVFGIVVVQVIRSKGIKESGQIAKITVVSGVIAVIGLTLIYLSLAYLGSTSTSLGISENGGLILTNVVNELYGTSGKILLGLVITLACLTTSVGLASACAGFFTNLFPKLSHKTIVTMVCVFSLIVSNLGLTQLIAVTLPVLMIIYPVAIVLIVLSYFHKWIGKRNTIYIGAILGALSISLFNGLESANIKIDAISNVLQMLPLYKEGIGWLIPACIGGFIGFFFYKSNESSELQKKGA